From a region of the bacterium genome:
- a CDS encoding TetR/AcrR family transcriptional regulator, whose product MATNLFAQHGFHGTGLNDICRKARANKRMIYHYFGNKEGLYLAVHRRGWEQLASWFAQELTRNGTPATPLDPANLLLEAIRIFHDFVATNQIFVRLIMWDGLEGGTASRALWKDIRGPIYRQIETLVRQGQAAGAVPKDLDPGHLIISFMGAIAFYFSHAHTMVDIFHKDTLSGEAVDERKQQVLALFRKLMG is encoded by the coding sequence GTGGCCACGAACCTCTTCGCCCAGCATGGCTTTCACGGGACGGGACTGAACGACATCTGCAGAAAGGCCCGGGCCAACAAGCGCATGATCTACCATTATTTTGGCAACAAGGAGGGTCTCTATCTGGCCGTCCACCGTCGGGGTTGGGAGCAGTTGGCGTCCTGGTTCGCCCAGGAGCTCACCCGGAACGGAACGCCGGCGACGCCGCTGGACCCCGCCAACCTGCTCCTCGAGGCGATCCGGATCTTCCACGACTTCGTCGCGACGAACCAAATCTTCGTCCGGCTGATCATGTGGGACGGCTTGGAAGGCGGGACGGCCTCACGGGCGCTCTGGAAGGACATCCGGGGGCCGATCTACCGCCAGATCGAGACGCTGGTCCGCCAGGGCCAGGCCGCGGGCGCGGTCCCGAAGGACCTCGATCCGGGACATCTCATCATCTCGTTCATGGGGGCGATCGCGTTTTACTTCTCCCACGCGCACACGATGGTGGACATCTTCCACAAGGACACGCTGTCGGGGGAGGCGGTGGACGAGAGGAAGCAGCAGGTCTTGGCTCTGTTCAGGAAGTTGATGGGTTAA
- a CDS encoding cryptochrome/photolyase family protein, protein MEAALIFPHQLHDRHPAVMAGRRAFLVEDPLFFGDRNYPLSFHKKKLVLHRASMKRYAAEVLEKRGAPCDYIEYHQIRGPGDLFRHLEKTGVRRVHIAEPTDFLLEKRIRTFSEKTGLQVVWHATPNFLTDLKTADAFFGKTRAYMMAKFYIFQRKRLGVLMDIGGGPVGGRWSFDAENPKRIPRDLAVPSPKRFGDNPYVREASAYVGERFPGNLGSTDGFVYPTSSDEARAAFEDFLERRLEKFGPYEDSISEKEGTLFHSLLSPALNAGLVNPDEILQRTLAFAREADTPLASLEGFIRQIIGWREFIRVVYVREGVQQRTSNFLENDRALTSAWYDGTLGVDPVDRVIRRVAETGYAHHIERLMVLGNAMLLSDVHPDEAYRWFMEMFVDAYDWIMVPNLYGMSQYADGGLMTTKPYFAGANYLLKMSDFHKGPWCETLTALYWRFVARHRDLLSRNPRLGVMVKTLLKMSPSERQRRVTEAEAFIGRTTGSR, encoded by the coding sequence GTGGAAGCCGCGCTCATCTTTCCCCACCAGCTCCATGACCGCCACCCGGCGGTCATGGCGGGGCGGCGCGCGTTCCTGGTCGAGGATCCCCTTTTTTTCGGAGACCGGAATTACCCGCTCAGCTTCCACAAGAAAAAGCTCGTGCTGCACCGCGCGTCGATGAAGCGCTACGCGGCCGAAGTCTTGGAAAAACGGGGCGCTCCCTGCGATTACATCGAATATCATCAAATCCGGGGGCCGGGCGATCTGTTCCGGCATTTGGAAAAAACCGGAGTGAGAAGGGTCCACATCGCCGAACCGACGGATTTCCTGCTCGAAAAAAGGATCCGGACGTTTTCAGAAAAGACGGGCCTTCAGGTTGTCTGGCATGCCACGCCCAATTTCCTGACCGATCTGAAGACGGCGGACGCGTTCTTCGGCAAGACGCGCGCCTACATGATGGCCAAGTTCTACATCTTTCAACGGAAACGCCTGGGCGTTCTCATGGACATCGGCGGCGGACCCGTTGGCGGGCGGTGGAGTTTCGATGCGGAGAACCCGAAACGAATTCCGAGAGATCTTGCCGTCCCTTCCCCGAAAAGGTTTGGAGACAATCCCTATGTTCGAGAGGCCTCGGCCTACGTCGGCGAGCGCTTTCCGGGAAATTTGGGATCGACCGATGGTTTCGTCTACCCCACCAGCTCCGACGAGGCCCGCGCCGCGTTCGAGGATTTCCTGGAACGGCGGCTCGAAAAGTTCGGGCCCTACGAGGATTCCATTTCGGAGAAGGAGGGGACCCTTTTTCATTCCCTCCTCTCGCCGGCCTTGAATGCTGGTCTCGTGAATCCCGACGAAATCCTTCAGAGGACGCTCGCCTTCGCCCGCGAGGCGGATACGCCCTTGGCCTCTCTGGAGGGCTTCATCCGCCAGATCATCGGCTGGAGGGAGTTCATCCGGGTCGTCTACGTCCGCGAAGGGGTCCAGCAGCGGACGTCGAACTTTTTGGAGAACGACCGGGCGCTGACTTCCGCCTGGTACGACGGGACCTTGGGCGTCGACCCCGTCGACCGGGTGATCCGCCGGGTGGCCGAGACGGGCTATGCGCATCACATCGAACGGCTGATGGTCTTGGGAAACGCCATGCTTCTTTCGGACGTCCATCCGGACGAGGCGTACCGGTGGTTCATGGAGATGTTCGTGGACGCCTACGACTGGATCATGGTCCCCAACCTCTATGGCATGAGCCAATACGCGGACGGAGGCCTCATGACCACCAAGCCGTATTTTGCGGGCGCGAACTATCTCCTGAAAATGAGCGATTTCCACAAAGGGCCCTGGTGCGAGACGCTCACGGCGCTCTACTGGCGCTTCGTCGCCCGCCACCGGGACCTGCTTTCCCGGAATCCCCGCCTGGGCGTGATGGTGAAGACCCTCCTCAAGATGTCTCCGTCGGAGCGGCAGCGGCGTGTCACGGAAGCGGAGGCGTTCATCGGGCGGACGACCGGGAGTCGATGA
- a CDS encoding SDR family NAD(P)-dependent oxidoreductase, with product MRPLKNQVVIVTGASSGIGEALAREYAARGARLVLVARRADRIDRLAKEIRSGGGSAVAVSGDVTSDGDLERAAEVARREFGGIDVVVANAGFGVNGLVQDLVLDDFRRQFETNVFGVLRTFYATVEDLKKSRGSFVIVGSVSGHVATPTTGAYAMSKFAVRALADSLRAEMRRNGVAVTLISPGFIRSDIRVTDNLGRVRDGAKDPVPGWLQMPAEKAARKIVRAIQCRRRERILTGLGHVAVPLQRFCPWLIAWLLGRVRVKTREERLNPSTS from the coding sequence ATGCGTCCGCTAAAAAATCAGGTTGTGATCGTCACGGGGGCCTCGTCCGGTATCGGCGAGGCGCTCGCGCGGGAATATGCGGCGCGGGGCGCGCGGCTCGTCTTGGTCGCCCGGAGGGCGGACCGGATCGACCGGCTGGCCAAGGAGATCCGGTCGGGCGGGGGCTCGGCCGTCGCCGTGTCGGGTGACGTGACCTCGGACGGGGACCTCGAGCGCGCGGCCGAGGTGGCGCGAAGGGAGTTCGGCGGGATCGACGTCGTCGTGGCCAACGCCGGCTTCGGCGTGAACGGCCTGGTCCAGGACCTGGTCCTGGACGATTTCCGCCGCCAGTTCGAGACGAACGTCTTCGGCGTCCTCCGGACGTTTTATGCGACCGTCGAGGATCTGAAAAAGTCGCGGGGATCGTTTGTGATCGTCGGGAGCGTGAGCGGCCACGTCGCGACTCCGACGACCGGGGCCTACGCCATGAGCAAGTTCGCCGTGAGGGCCCTGGCGGATTCGCTTCGCGCCGAGATGAGACGGAACGGCGTGGCGGTCACGCTTATCAGCCCGGGCTTCATCCGGTCGGACATCCGCGTCACGGACAACCTGGGTCGCGTGAGGGACGGCGCGAAAGACCCGGTCCCCGGCTGGCTTCAGATGCCCGCGGAGAAGGCGGCCCGGAAGATCGTCCGTGCGATCCAATGCCGCCGCCGTGAACGGATCCTGACGGGGCTCGGGCACGTCGCCGTCCCGTTGCAACGGTTCTGTCCCTGGCTGATCGCGTGGTTGTTGGGGCGGGTGAGGGTAAAGACGCGGGAGGAGAGGCTTAACCCATCAACTTCCTGA
- the metH gene encoding methionine synthase: protein MAQRLLVLDGAMGTMLQQKNLTAADFGGPDLEGCNENLVLVRPDVILEVHRKYFHAGADIAETNTFGATPLVLGEYGLSDKAHEINRKAAELAVRAAKEFSTTKKPRFVAGSMGPTTKSITVTGGVTFDQLIENFRVQALGLVEGGSDILLIETSQDTRNIKAAVIGVRKAFDELGTTRPIVVSGTIEPMGTMLAGQAADALVVSLAHLPLLAVGLNCATGPEFMTDHIRTIHELAETAVSCYPNAGLPDEEGLYLETPDSLARQLERFADNGWLNIVGGCCGTTERHIAAIAQMAEGKRPRPDRRGLARQTRTRRSFYSGIEVVEATDDNRPLVVGERTNVIGSRLFKDLVNAEKWEEATEIARRQVRNGAHVIDVCLQSTDRDELPDIDPFYEKLIRKIKAPLMIDTTDPRAVEKALTYSQGKAIINSINLEDGEEKFEKICPLVHKYGAAVVVGCIDEDPVQAQAFTRERKLAVAERSIGLLTGKFGLRAEDIVIDPLVFPTATGDANYIGGAVETIEGIRLIKGKIPHVKTILGISNISFGLPPAAREVVNSVFLYHCTKAGLDLAIVNAEKLERFASIPEEERKLAENLLFNFDGRGAVTSPDWRKQSAEQRAAINQANIAAITEFYRKHIKKEKKAARDLPLDERLAQYIIQGTKDGLIPDLELKRKEAKPLDIINGPLMAGMAEVGRLFNANELIVAEVLQSAEAMKAAVAHLEQFMEKSETAAKGKILLATVKGDVHDIGKNLVEIILKNNGYEVINLGIKVPPEELIKAYHAHKPDMIGLSGLLVKSAQQMVVTAGDLKAAGIQVPLLVGGAALSDKFTRSKIAPSYDQLVLYAKDAMTGLSLANQLGNDESRKILLEGVKSAIGAEALRASEHELSPETETRSGKVGLGVPIPPAPYLDRKVRDVPQLKEIWSYVNPQMLYSKHLGFKGNFEKALADRDPKAIELNERVEEVKAEAAKFLKVKAVWQFFEAEGSGNEIRLFAPGGKSPIHVFRFPRQRKEDGLCLADYVLPPSAAKRDHIVLFVVGAGQGVRERSEAYKASGEYLKSHALQALALETAEGCAEWLHRRIREDWGFPDPQAMTMQERLTAKYRGKRYSFGYPACPNLDDQAGLWKLIHPEDIGIRLTEGMMMEPEASVSALVFHHPDCSYFSVGTAMNFIGGDV from the coding sequence ATGGCGCAGCGCCTTCTGGTCCTGGATGGCGCCATGGGTACCATGCTCCAACAAAAGAACCTCACCGCCGCCGACTTCGGCGGACCGGACTTGGAGGGCTGTAACGAGAACCTCGTCCTCGTCCGGCCTGACGTCATCTTGGAGGTTCATCGGAAGTACTTCCACGCGGGCGCCGACATCGCGGAGACCAATACCTTTGGAGCGACACCGCTCGTCCTGGGCGAATACGGACTGTCGGACAAGGCGCACGAGATCAACCGGAAGGCCGCGGAGCTCGCCGTCCGGGCCGCGAAGGAGTTCTCCACGACCAAAAAGCCGAGGTTCGTGGCCGGGTCAATGGGGCCCACGACCAAGTCGATCACGGTCACCGGCGGTGTGACCTTCGATCAGCTCATCGAGAACTTCCGCGTTCAGGCCCTGGGCCTCGTCGAGGGCGGCTCCGACATCCTCTTGATCGAGACCTCGCAGGACACGCGCAACATCAAGGCGGCGGTGATCGGAGTCCGGAAGGCTTTTGACGAATTGGGCACGACGCGTCCGATCGTCGTCTCCGGCACGATCGAGCCGATGGGCACGATGCTCGCCGGCCAGGCGGCGGACGCGCTGGTGGTTTCGCTCGCCCATTTGCCCCTGCTCGCCGTCGGGCTGAATTGCGCCACCGGTCCCGAATTCATGACCGATCACATCCGGACGATCCACGAGCTCGCGGAAACGGCGGTGTCCTGTTACCCGAACGCCGGCTTGCCGGACGAAGAGGGTTTGTATCTGGAGACGCCGGATTCGTTGGCGAGGCAGCTGGAACGCTTCGCCGACAACGGCTGGCTCAACATCGTCGGCGGCTGTTGCGGGACGACGGAGAGGCACATCGCTGCGATCGCGCAGATGGCGGAGGGGAAGAGGCCGCGCCCTGACCGCAGGGGTTTGGCGCGCCAAACCCGGACCCGGCGATCTTTCTATTCCGGCATCGAAGTCGTGGAGGCGACGGACGACAACCGTCCCTTGGTCGTCGGCGAACGCACCAACGTCATCGGATCGCGCCTCTTCAAGGACCTGGTGAACGCCGAAAAATGGGAGGAAGCGACGGAGATCGCTCGCCGCCAGGTGCGCAACGGGGCGCACGTCATCGACGTCTGCCTCCAGTCGACCGATCGGGACGAGTTGCCGGACATCGATCCCTTTTACGAAAAACTGATCCGCAAGATCAAAGCCCCGCTCATGATCGACACGACGGACCCGAGGGCCGTCGAGAAGGCGCTCACGTACAGCCAGGGGAAGGCGATCATCAATTCCATCAACCTGGAGGACGGGGAGGAGAAGTTCGAGAAAATCTGTCCTCTCGTCCATAAGTACGGGGCGGCCGTGGTCGTCGGCTGCATCGACGAGGACCCCGTCCAGGCCCAGGCGTTCACGCGGGAGCGCAAGCTCGCCGTCGCGGAGCGGTCGATCGGGCTCCTGACGGGAAAATTCGGACTCCGCGCCGAGGACATCGTCATCGATCCGCTTGTCTTTCCGACGGCCACGGGAGACGCCAACTACATTGGAGGCGCGGTCGAGACAATCGAAGGCATCCGGTTGATCAAGGGGAAGATCCCGCACGTCAAGACGATCCTGGGCATCTCCAACATCTCGTTCGGGCTGCCGCCGGCGGCGCGCGAAGTCGTGAATTCCGTCTTTCTCTATCACTGCACCAAGGCAGGCCTCGATCTGGCCATCGTGAACGCGGAGAAGCTGGAGCGGTTCGCGTCGATCCCGGAAGAAGAAAGGAAGCTGGCTGAGAATTTGCTGTTTAATTTCGATGGGAGGGGCGCTGTGACCTCGCCCGACTGGAGAAAGCAGAGTGCCGAGCAGAGGGCGGCGATCAACCAGGCGAACATCGCGGCGATCACCGAATTTTATCGCAAGCACATCAAGAAGGAGAAGAAGGCGGCGCGGGACCTGCCGCTGGACGAGCGTCTCGCCCAGTACATCATTCAGGGCACCAAGGACGGCCTGATCCCGGACCTCGAATTGAAACGGAAAGAGGCCAAGCCCCTGGACATCATCAACGGCCCGCTCATGGCCGGCATGGCGGAGGTGGGGCGGCTCTTCAATGCGAACGAGCTCATCGTGGCGGAGGTGCTGCAGTCCGCCGAGGCGATGAAGGCGGCCGTCGCGCATCTCGAGCAGTTCATGGAAAAGTCGGAGACGGCGGCCAAGGGGAAGATCCTGCTCGCCACCGTCAAGGGCGACGTCCACGACATCGGGAAGAACCTAGTCGAGATCATCCTCAAGAACAACGGTTACGAGGTGATCAATCTCGGCATCAAGGTCCCTCCCGAGGAGCTGATCAAGGCGTATCACGCGCATAAGCCGGACATGATCGGATTGTCGGGGCTCTTGGTGAAATCCGCCCAGCAGATGGTGGTGACGGCGGGGGATCTGAAGGCCGCGGGGATTCAGGTCCCTCTCCTGGTCGGCGGGGCGGCGCTGTCGGACAAGTTCACGCGGTCGAAGATCGCTCCTTCGTACGACCAACTGGTGCTCTACGCCAAGGACGCCATGACAGGGCTCTCGCTCGCCAATCAACTCGGCAACGACGAGTCGCGGAAAATCCTGTTGGAGGGGGTGAAGTCGGCGATCGGCGCGGAGGCGTTGCGGGCGTCCGAACACGAATTGTCTCCGGAGACGGAGACCCGCAGCGGCAAGGTGGGGCTCGGCGTCCCGATCCCGCCCGCGCCCTACCTGGACCGCAAGGTCCGGGACGTCCCGCAGTTGAAGGAGATCTGGTCCTACGTCAACCCGCAGATGCTCTATTCAAAACATCTGGGCTTCAAGGGGAACTTCGAGAAGGCCCTCGCGGACCGCGACCCCAAAGCGATCGAACTCAACGAGCGCGTGGAAGAGGTGAAGGCGGAGGCGGCGAAGTTTTTGAAAGTGAAAGCCGTCTGGCAGTTCTTCGAGGCGGAGGGGTCCGGGAATGAGATCCGGCTCTTCGCCCCCGGGGGGAAGAGTCCGATCCACGTCTTCCGATTTCCGCGGCAAAGGAAGGAAGACGGCTTGTGCCTCGCCGATTACGTCCTTCCGCCCAGCGCCGCAAAGAGGGACCACATTGTGCTCTTCGTCGTCGGCGCGGGGCAGGGCGTGCGCGAGCGATCGGAGGCGTACAAGGCGTCGGGCGAGTACCTCAAGTCCCACGCCCTGCAGGCGCTGGCGCTCGAAACCGCCGAAGGCTGCGCCGAGTGGCTGCACCGGCGCATCCGGGAGGACTGGGGATTCCCCGATCCACAGGCGATGACGATGCAGGAGAGGCTGACGGCAAAGTATCGCGGCAAGCGCTACAGCTTCGGCTACCCGGCGTGCCCCAATCTGGACGACCAGGCCGGCCTCTGGAAGCTGATCCATCCCGAGGACATCGGGATCCGGCTCACGGAAGGCATGATGATGGAACCCGAGGCGAGCGTGTCGGCGTTGGTCTTTCACCACCCGGATTGCTCCTACTTTAGCGTCGGAACGGCGATGAATTTCATCGGAGGCGATGTTTGA